One window from the genome of Musa acuminata AAA Group cultivar baxijiao chromosome BXJ1-4, Cavendish_Baxijiao_AAA, whole genome shotgun sequence encodes:
- the LOC135671836 gene encoding protein IQ-DOMAIN 31-like isoform X3 has product MGKSPAKWIKAVIFGKRSSRSHTSKGKDGLKPGVDKEHFSGGEPSHVTMKSLVITQPVLVSNNSSGPSSENRTDSTLVTGAVRVESQEIVVHQASSNRAKALEERAATKVQAAFRGYQSRRVFCALKGIIRLQALIRGHLVRRQAVTTLHCMWGIVRFQALVRGQRVRLSGIGLEVRTKYPQMKSVDDKKLDFSKMQLSANQFVCKLLSALPVTKPVQIHYDPVEPNSVFSWLERWTSSQFWYPLPQSKKSVNVKSWVRCSSAVESESVRLKSNVHKNVAAKVDVMTESERHKRVTRKMLSPPADSVVENPQSEIEKVKRSLRKVSNSKKEPAEKPESENQKPTCTPRKVTNSLSDAPQVSNEHSSMKIKKDSVVSIDSKLEIVAAVKSVASGGPKNAVIDDSTAIKPHSPEEICKEESISNCDGELSLKDEPTSNEIQKSSKRRASFPPKPEPFAENASQNAPRLPSYMATTESAKAKLRGQVSPRVGSDSAERYNMPRRHSLPTSTNGKLNLQSSRAHKLIQASCKDGIRNDRSFTSSRDGSGMTCLSFCSYILWC; this is encoded by the exons ATGGGAAAATCTCCTGCAAAGTGGATTAAAGCAGTTATTTTTGGAAAGAGATCATCTAGATCTCATACTTCAAAAGGGAAAGATGGTTTG AAACCTGGTGTTGATAAAGAGCATTTTTCTGGGGGAGAACCATCTCATGTCACAATGAAATCTCTGGTGATTACTCAACCAGTTCTTGTAAGCAACAATTCAAGTGGTCCATCATCAGAAAATAGGACAGATTCCACTTTAGTTACTGGAGCAGTTAGGGTGGAGAGCCAAGAAATTGTTGTACATCAAGCTTCAAGTAATCGAGCCAAAGCCTTGGAAGAGCGTGCTGCTACAAAAGTTCAAGCTGCCTTCAGGGGTTATCAG TCACGGAGGGTGTTCTGTGCATTGAAGGGCATCATAAGACTGCAGGCTCTAATTCGTGGGCACCTAGTGAGGCGTCAAGCAGTTACCACCCTGCATTGCATGTGGGGTATTGTCAGATTTCAAGCTCTTGTTCGCGGTCAGAGAGTCAGGCTTTCAGGTATTGGCCTTGAAGTCAGAACAAAGTATCCTCAAATGAAGAGTGTG GATGATAAGAAGTTGGATTTCTCGAAGATGCAGCTGTCTGCGAATCAATTTGTTTGCAAG CTACTCTCAGCTCTGCCTGTTACAAAGCCTGTTCAGATTCATTATGATCCAGTGGAACCAAATTCAGTCTTCAGTTGGCTGGAGCGCTGGACATCCTCACAATTTTGGTATCCACTTCCTCAATCAAAAAAGTCTGTCAATGTGAAATCTTGGGTGAGATGCAGTAGTGCTGTGGAAAGTGAATCTGTCAGATTAAAATCAAATGTTCATAAAAATGTGGCTGCAAAGGTTGATGTCATGACTGAATCAGAAAGGCATAAACGTGTTACGAGGAAAATGCTAAGCCCTCCTGCTGACTCTGTGGTAGAAAATCCACAATCTGAAATTGAAAAGGTCAAGCGTAGTTTGAGAAAGGTATCCAATTCTAAAAAAGAGCCTGCTGAAAAGCCAGAATCTGAAAATCAGAAACCAACTTGCACTCCGAGAAAGGTGACAAACTCACTATCTGATGCTCCACAAGTGTCTAATGAGCATTCTTCAATGAAGATAAAAAAAGATAGTGTAGTGTCTATTGACAGTAAGCTTGAAATAGTTGCTGCTGTAAAGTCCGTTGCATCAGGTGGGCCTAAGAATGCAGTAATAGATGACAGTACTGCGATCAAACCGCATAGCCCAGAAGAAATCTGCAAAGAAGAGAGTATTTCTAACTGTGATGGAGAGTTAAGCTTGAAAGATGAGCCAACTAGCAATGAGATCCAGAAGAGTAGCAAGAGAAGGGCTTCTTTCCCACCAAAGCCAGAACCTTTTGCAGAGAATGCCTCGCAAAATGCTCCAAGATTACCAAGCTATATGGCAACTACTGAATCAGCTAAGGCAAAGCTAAGAGGACAAGTTTCACCGAGGGTTGGATCTGATTCTGCAGAAAGATATAATATGCCTCGACGTCATTCTCTGCCAACTTCCACGAATGGAAAGTTAAACTTGCAATCATCACGTGCACATAAGTTGATCCAAGCAAGCTGCAAGGATGGAATTAGAAATGACAGATCCTTTACATCATCAAGAGATGGTAGTGGTATGACCTGTCTATCATTCTGCTCATATATATTGTGGTGTTGA
- the LOC135671836 gene encoding protein IQ-DOMAIN 31-like isoform X2: protein MFKAIASLGEQHLKISVMGKSPAKWIKAVIFGKRSSRSHTSKGKDGLKPGVDKEHFSGGEPSHVTMKSLVITQPVLVSNNSSGPSSENRTDSTLVTGAVRVESQEIVVHQASSNRAKALEERAATKVQAAFRGYQSRRVFCALKGIIRLQALIRGHLVRRQAVTTLHCMWGIVRFQALVRGQRVRLSGIGLEVRTKYPQMKSVDDKKLDFSKMQLSANQFVCKLLSALPVTKPVQIHYDPVEPNSVFSWLERWTSSQFWYPLPQSKKSVNVKSWVRCSSAVESESVRLKSNVHKNVAAKVDVMTESERHKRVTRKMLSPPADSVVENPQSEIEKVKRSLRKVSNSKKEPAEKPESENQKPTCTPRKVTNSLSDAPQVSNEHSSMKIKKDSVVSIDSKLEIVAAVKSVASGGPKNAVIDDSTAIKPHSPEEICKEESISNCDGELSLKDEPTSNEIQKSSKRRASFPPKPEPFAENASQNAPRLPSYMATTESAKAKLRGQVSPRVGSDSAERYNMPRRHSLPTSTNGKLNLQSSRAHKLIQASCKDGIRNDRSFTSSRDGSEKSIQVGWRR from the exons ATGTTCAAAGCTA TTGCGAGTTTAGGGGAACAGCATCTAAAGATTTCTGTGATGGGAAAATCTCCTGCAAAGTGGATTAAAGCAGTTATTTTTGGAAAGAGATCATCTAGATCTCATACTTCAAAAGGGAAAGATGGTTTG AAACCTGGTGTTGATAAAGAGCATTTTTCTGGGGGAGAACCATCTCATGTCACAATGAAATCTCTGGTGATTACTCAACCAGTTCTTGTAAGCAACAATTCAAGTGGTCCATCATCAGAAAATAGGACAGATTCCACTTTAGTTACTGGAGCAGTTAGGGTGGAGAGCCAAGAAATTGTTGTACATCAAGCTTCAAGTAATCGAGCCAAAGCCTTGGAAGAGCGTGCTGCTACAAAAGTTCAAGCTGCCTTCAGGGGTTATCAG TCACGGAGGGTGTTCTGTGCATTGAAGGGCATCATAAGACTGCAGGCTCTAATTCGTGGGCACCTAGTGAGGCGTCAAGCAGTTACCACCCTGCATTGCATGTGGGGTATTGTCAGATTTCAAGCTCTTGTTCGCGGTCAGAGAGTCAGGCTTTCAGGTATTGGCCTTGAAGTCAGAACAAAGTATCCTCAAATGAAGAGTGTG GATGATAAGAAGTTGGATTTCTCGAAGATGCAGCTGTCTGCGAATCAATTTGTTTGCAAG CTACTCTCAGCTCTGCCTGTTACAAAGCCTGTTCAGATTCATTATGATCCAGTGGAACCAAATTCAGTCTTCAGTTGGCTGGAGCGCTGGACATCCTCACAATTTTGGTATCCACTTCCTCAATCAAAAAAGTCTGTCAATGTGAAATCTTGGGTGAGATGCAGTAGTGCTGTGGAAAGTGAATCTGTCAGATTAAAATCAAATGTTCATAAAAATGTGGCTGCAAAGGTTGATGTCATGACTGAATCAGAAAGGCATAAACGTGTTACGAGGAAAATGCTAAGCCCTCCTGCTGACTCTGTGGTAGAAAATCCACAATCTGAAATTGAAAAGGTCAAGCGTAGTTTGAGAAAGGTATCCAATTCTAAAAAAGAGCCTGCTGAAAAGCCAGAATCTGAAAATCAGAAACCAACTTGCACTCCGAGAAAGGTGACAAACTCACTATCTGATGCTCCACAAGTGTCTAATGAGCATTCTTCAATGAAGATAAAAAAAGATAGTGTAGTGTCTATTGACAGTAAGCTTGAAATAGTTGCTGCTGTAAAGTCCGTTGCATCAGGTGGGCCTAAGAATGCAGTAATAGATGACAGTACTGCGATCAAACCGCATAGCCCAGAAGAAATCTGCAAAGAAGAGAGTATTTCTAACTGTGATGGAGAGTTAAGCTTGAAAGATGAGCCAACTAGCAATGAGATCCAGAAGAGTAGCAAGAGAAGGGCTTCTTTCCCACCAAAGCCAGAACCTTTTGCAGAGAATGCCTCGCAAAATGCTCCAAGATTACCAAGCTATATGGCAACTACTGAATCAGCTAAGGCAAAGCTAAGAGGACAAGTTTCACCGAGGGTTGGATCTGATTCTGCAGAAAGATATAATATGCCTCGACGTCATTCTCTGCCAACTTCCACGAATGGAAAGTTAAACTTGCAATCATCACGTGCACATAAGTTGATCCAAGCAAGCTGCAAGGATGGAATTAGAAATGACAGATCCTTTACATCATCAAGAGATGGTAGTG AGAAGTCGATTCAAGTGGGATGGAGGAGGTGA
- the LOC135671836 gene encoding protein IQ-DOMAIN 31-like isoform X1 — protein sequence MFKAIASLGEQHLKISVMGKSPAKWIKAVIFGKRSSRSHTSKGKDGLKPGVDKEHFSGGEPSHVTMKSLVITQPVLVSNNSSGPSSENRTDSTLVTGAVRVESQEIVVHQASSNRAKALEERAATKVQAAFRGYQSRRVFCALKGIIRLQALIRGHLVRRQAVTTLHCMWGIVRFQALVRGQRVRLSGIGLEVRTKYPQMKSVDDKKLDFSKMQLSANQFVCKLLSALPVTKPVQIHYDPVEPNSVFSWLERWTSSQFWYPLPQSKKSVNVKSWVRCSSAVESESVRLKSNVHKNVAAKVDVMTESERHKRVTRKMLSPPADSVVENPQSEIEKVKRSLRKVSNSKKEPAEKPESENQKPTCTPRKVTNSLSDAPQVSNEHSSMKIKKDSVVSIDSKLEIVAAVKSVASGGPKNAVIDDSTAIKPHSPEEICKEESISNCDGELSLKDEPTSNEIQKSSKRRASFPPKPEPFAENASQNAPRLPSYMATTESAKAKLRGQVSPRVGSDSAERYNMPRRHSLPTSTNGKLNLQSSRAHKLIQASCKDGIRNDRSFTSSRDGSGMTCLSFCSYILWC from the exons ATGTTCAAAGCTA TTGCGAGTTTAGGGGAACAGCATCTAAAGATTTCTGTGATGGGAAAATCTCCTGCAAAGTGGATTAAAGCAGTTATTTTTGGAAAGAGATCATCTAGATCTCATACTTCAAAAGGGAAAGATGGTTTG AAACCTGGTGTTGATAAAGAGCATTTTTCTGGGGGAGAACCATCTCATGTCACAATGAAATCTCTGGTGATTACTCAACCAGTTCTTGTAAGCAACAATTCAAGTGGTCCATCATCAGAAAATAGGACAGATTCCACTTTAGTTACTGGAGCAGTTAGGGTGGAGAGCCAAGAAATTGTTGTACATCAAGCTTCAAGTAATCGAGCCAAAGCCTTGGAAGAGCGTGCTGCTACAAAAGTTCAAGCTGCCTTCAGGGGTTATCAG TCACGGAGGGTGTTCTGTGCATTGAAGGGCATCATAAGACTGCAGGCTCTAATTCGTGGGCACCTAGTGAGGCGTCAAGCAGTTACCACCCTGCATTGCATGTGGGGTATTGTCAGATTTCAAGCTCTTGTTCGCGGTCAGAGAGTCAGGCTTTCAGGTATTGGCCTTGAAGTCAGAACAAAGTATCCTCAAATGAAGAGTGTG GATGATAAGAAGTTGGATTTCTCGAAGATGCAGCTGTCTGCGAATCAATTTGTTTGCAAG CTACTCTCAGCTCTGCCTGTTACAAAGCCTGTTCAGATTCATTATGATCCAGTGGAACCAAATTCAGTCTTCAGTTGGCTGGAGCGCTGGACATCCTCACAATTTTGGTATCCACTTCCTCAATCAAAAAAGTCTGTCAATGTGAAATCTTGGGTGAGATGCAGTAGTGCTGTGGAAAGTGAATCTGTCAGATTAAAATCAAATGTTCATAAAAATGTGGCTGCAAAGGTTGATGTCATGACTGAATCAGAAAGGCATAAACGTGTTACGAGGAAAATGCTAAGCCCTCCTGCTGACTCTGTGGTAGAAAATCCACAATCTGAAATTGAAAAGGTCAAGCGTAGTTTGAGAAAGGTATCCAATTCTAAAAAAGAGCCTGCTGAAAAGCCAGAATCTGAAAATCAGAAACCAACTTGCACTCCGAGAAAGGTGACAAACTCACTATCTGATGCTCCACAAGTGTCTAATGAGCATTCTTCAATGAAGATAAAAAAAGATAGTGTAGTGTCTATTGACAGTAAGCTTGAAATAGTTGCTGCTGTAAAGTCCGTTGCATCAGGTGGGCCTAAGAATGCAGTAATAGATGACAGTACTGCGATCAAACCGCATAGCCCAGAAGAAATCTGCAAAGAAGAGAGTATTTCTAACTGTGATGGAGAGTTAAGCTTGAAAGATGAGCCAACTAGCAATGAGATCCAGAAGAGTAGCAAGAGAAGGGCTTCTTTCCCACCAAAGCCAGAACCTTTTGCAGAGAATGCCTCGCAAAATGCTCCAAGATTACCAAGCTATATGGCAACTACTGAATCAGCTAAGGCAAAGCTAAGAGGACAAGTTTCACCGAGGGTTGGATCTGATTCTGCAGAAAGATATAATATGCCTCGACGTCATTCTCTGCCAACTTCCACGAATGGAAAGTTAAACTTGCAATCATCACGTGCACATAAGTTGATCCAAGCAAGCTGCAAGGATGGAATTAGAAATGACAGATCCTTTACATCATCAAGAGATGGTAGTGGTATGACCTGTCTATCATTCTGCTCATATATATTGTGGTGTTGA